The proteins below are encoded in one region of Balaenoptera ricei isolate mBalRic1 chromosome 6, mBalRic1.hap2, whole genome shotgun sequence:
- the CYLC2 gene encoding cylicin-2 yields the protein MRPQDITRMGILLRNQKINFGTYDNYIPVSELSKKSWNQQHFALVFPKPPRPGKRRRSKPSQLQDKTVPRYDEDKLRGGHKPPLWMHRSLMRISERPSVYLAARRQPPQKPAQHSREDAKDVAKPLSPSIIKKSKENKKDKSDSEAESTVSEEKLRKGSKKEPGAKEEKADAKKDVKIEKKGSKKGKESVTESEDEKAGAKKGSKKYKKGSKKDKDSATESEGEKGDAKKDSKKNKKGSKKGKESDTETEGEKGDAKKDSKKDKKGSKKGKVSIIESEGEKGDAKKDSKKDKKGSKKGRESATESEGEKGDAKKDSKKDKKGSQKGRESATESEGENGDAKKDSKKDKKGSKKGRESATESEGENGDAKKDSKKDKKGSKKGRESATESEGEKGDAKKDSKKDKKGSKKSKESITESEGEKKDGKKDKKGNKDSKKPGEKGDESKDKKDSKKKESKKDKKDEKKPGEADSESKDAAKKEKKDTKKEKKDAKKETDTESAESKKDAKKDAKKDAKKGK from the exons ccaaaaaataaactttgGGACATATGATAATTACATCCCAG tcaGTGAATTAAGTAAAAAATCATGGAATCAGCAACATTTTGCCCTGGTATTTCCCAAACCACCACGGCCAGGAAAAAGAAGGAGATCAAAACCTTCCCAACTACAAGACAAAACAGTTCCT AGATATGATGAAGACAAATTAAGGGGAGGTCACAAACCACCATTATGGATGCACCGTTCTTTAATGAGAATTTCTGAGAGACCATCTGTTTATTTAGCTGCTAGGAGGCAGCCTCCACAGAAACCAGCTCAACACTCCAGGGAGGATGCTAAAGATGTAGCAAAACCTTTATCTCCATCAATAATTAAGAAAAGTAAGGAAAACAAGAAGGACAAATCAGATTCAGAAGCAGAGTCCACAGTTTCAGAGGAAAAACTTAGGAAAGGTTCAAAGAAAGAACCAGGAGctaaagaagagaaagcagatGCAAAGAAAGATgtcaaaatagagaaaaaaggttCAAAGAAGGGCAAGGAGTCAGTTACAGAATCTGAAGATGAAAAAGCAGGTGCAAAAAAAGGttctaaaaaatacaagaaaggttcAAAGAAGGACAAAGACTCAGCTACAGAATCAGAAGGTGAAAAAGGAGATGCAAAGAAAGactctaaaaaaaataagaaagggtCAAAGAAGGGCAAGGAGTCTGATACAGAAACAGAAGGTGAAAAGGGAGATGCAAAGAAAGAttcaaaaaaagataagaaaggtTCAAAGAAGGGCAAGGTGTCCATTATAGAATCAGAAGGTGAAAAAGGAGATGCAAAGAAAGATTCtaaaaaagataagaaaggtTCAAAGAAGGGCAGGGAGTCTGCTACAGAATCAGAAGGTGAAAAAGGAGATGCAAAAAAAGATTCCAAAAAAGATAAGAAAGGTTCACAGAAGGGCAGGGAGTCTGCTACAGAATCAGAAGGTGAAAACGGAGATGCAAAGAAAGATTCCAAAAAAGATAAGAAAGGTTCAAAGAAGGGCAGGGAGTCTGCTACAGAATCAGAAGGTGAAAACGGAGATGCAAAGAAAGATTCCAAAAAAGATAAGAAAGGTTCAAAGAAGGGCAGGGAGTCTGCTACAGAATCAGAAGGTGAAAAAGGAGATGCAAAGAAAGATTCCAAAAAAGATAAGAAAGGTTCAAAGAAGAGCAAGGAGTCCATTACAGAATCAGAAggtgaaaagaaagatggaaagaaggatAAGAAAGGGAACAAGGATTCAAAGAAACCTGGTGAGAAAGGAGATGAatcaaaggacaagaaagattcAAAGAAGAAGGAGAGTAAAAAGgataagaaagatgaaaagaagcCCGGTGAGGCAGATAGTGAGTCAAAAGATGCtgccaagaaagaaaagaaagataccaagaaagaaaagaaagatgccaAGAAAGAAACTGACACAGAATCTGCTGAGTCAAAGAAAGATGCCAAGAAGGATGCAAAGAAAGATGCCAAGAAGGGCAAGTAG